A section of the Phacochoerus africanus isolate WHEZ1 chromosome 4, ROS_Pafr_v1, whole genome shotgun sequence genome encodes:
- the LOC125125424 gene encoding olfactory receptor 2V2 — protein MEIWLNQSSTDDFVLLGIFSHGPADLVLFSAVMIVFMVALCGNILLMFLIYVDPRLHTPMYFFLSQLSLMDLMLVCTNVPQMAVNFLSGRKYISFVGCGIQIGLFVCLVGSEGLLLGLMAYDRYVAITHPLHYPILMSQRVCLQIVGSSWAFGIIDGFTQMVVVMTFPYCGLREVDHFFCEMLSLLKLACIDTSIFENMIFVCCVIMLFLPFSIIVASYARILKAVLHMRSAQAGKKALATCSSHLTAVSLFYGAAMFIYLRPRRYRAPSHDKVVSIFYTVLTPMLNPLIYSLRNREVMGALRKGLDRCRIANQP, from the coding sequence ATGGAGATATGGTTGAACCAATCATCCACAGATGACTTTGTCCTCCTGGGCATCTTTTCCCACGGTCCTGCTGACCTAGTTCTTTTCTCTGCAGTCATGATAGTCTTCATGGTGGCCCTCTGTGGGAATATCCTCCTCATGTTTCTCATCTACGTAGATCCTCGACTCCatacacccatgtacttcttcctcagtcaGCTCTCCCTCATGGACCTCATGTTGGTCTGTACCAATGTGCCCCAGATGGCAGTCAATTTCCTCTCGGGCAGGAAGTACATCTCATTTGTAGGCTGTGGCATTCAAattggtctttttgtctgtctTGTGGGATCTGAAGGGCTCTTGCTGGGACTCATGGcttatgaccgctatgtggccattaCCCACCCACTTCACTATCCCATCCTCATGAGTCAGCGAGTCTGTCTCCAGATTGTTGGGAGCTCCTGGGCCTTTGGGATCATAGATGGTTTCACGCAGATGGTGGTAGTAATGACCTTTCCTTACTGTGGCTTGAGGGAGGTGGACCACTTCTTTTGTGAGATGTTATCTTTGTTGAAGCTGGCCTGTATAGACACATCCATTTTTGAGAACATGATATTTGTTTGCTGTGTCATCATGttgtttcttcccttctccatcATCGTGGCCTCCTATGCTCGCATCCTGAAGGCTGTGCTCCACATGCGCTCTGCTCAGGCTGGTAAAAAGGCTCtggccacctgctcctcccacctgACAGCTGTATCCCTCTTCTATGGGGCAGCCATGTTCATCTACCTGAGACCTAGGCGCTACCGAGCCCCAAGTCATGACAAGGTGGTCTCTATCTTCTACACGGTCCTTACTCCAATGCTCAACCCTCTCATTTATAGCTTGAGGAACCGGGAGGTAATGGGAGCCCTGAGGAAGGGGCTGGACCGTTGTAGGATTGCCAACCAGCCCTGA